One window from the genome of Thermodesulfobacteriota bacterium encodes:
- a CDS encoding aminotransferase class III-fold pyridoxal phosphate-dependent enzyme, protein MKYAYPEGHVFYRKLGRSYPVAVRGEGIYLYDEDGKRYIDGSGGALVVNIGHGHREIFQQMVDQMAEVGYVHGTQFTTKAIEAYAEALSQVLPKGMEKIYFLSGGSESIEAAIKFARQFFLDSGQAQRWRVVSRWHSYHGNTLGALSLTGRVGMRKPYLPLLIDFPHFPPPYCYRCPFNLTYPKCDLECAKALEQVIQMEGPETISAVILEPIGGATIGALVPPEGYLSTIRKICDRFGILLIDDEVMTGMGRTGRWFAVEHWGISPDIMVLGKGMSGGYFPLSAMITRKEYVDRLKEKTGGFVHGHTFSHHPVACAVGHAVLRFIKEHQLIEACPKKGDYLLRRLEELKAFPFVGDVRGKGLMTAIEFVKDPKTKEPFPRAERFTERVIDLAFENGLVLYPGTGFVDGINGDMVMVGPPLIIEEPQIDEIIDLLQKTFSRLAKEVL, encoded by the coding sequence ATGAAATACGCATATCCCGAAGGTCATGTCTTCTACCGAAAGTTAGGCCGCTCCTACCCGGTGGCCGTCCGCGGGGAGGGCATTTATCTCTACGATGAGGACGGAAAGAGGTATATCGATGGTTCGGGGGGAGCCCTCGTTGTGAACATCGGTCATGGCCACCGGGAAATCTTCCAACAGATGGTGGATCAGATGGCCGAGGTGGGCTACGTTCACGGAACCCAATTCACGACGAAAGCGATCGAGGCCTATGCCGAGGCCCTCAGCCAGGTCCTCCCGAAGGGGATGGAGAAGATCTACTTCCTCTCCGGAGGCTCCGAATCGATCGAAGCGGCCATCAAATTCGCCAGACAATTCTTCTTAGATTCGGGCCAGGCCCAGCGATGGCGGGTCGTTTCCAGATGGCACAGCTATCACGGCAATACCCTCGGGGCCCTCTCCCTGACCGGCCGGGTCGGGATGCGGAAGCCCTATCTTCCCCTCCTGATCGACTTCCCCCACTTTCCTCCCCCTTACTGTTACCGGTGTCCCTTCAACCTCACCTACCCCAAATGTGATCTCGAATGCGCCAAGGCCTTGGAACAGGTCATCCAGATGGAGGGGCCGGAGACGATCTCGGCCGTCATCCTTGAACCCATCGGCGGCGCGACGATCGGGGCCCTCGTCCCTCCGGAAGGGTATCTTTCGACCATCCGAAAGATCTGTGACCGCTTCGGGATCCTTCTGATCGACGACGAGGTCATGACAGGGATGGGTCGAACCGGGCGATGGTTCGCGGTCGAACACTGGGGGATATCGCCCGATATCATGGTCCTCGGAAAGGGGATGAGCGGAGGTTACTTTCCCCTCTCCGCGATGATCACCCGAAAGGAGTATGTCGATCGGCTGAAGGAGAAGACCGGTGGGTTCGTCCACGGCCATACCTTCTCTCACCACCCCGTGGCCTGTGCCGTGGGCCATGCGGTCCTCCGTTTCATTAAGGAGCATCAATTGATCGAAGCCTGTCCGAAAAAGGGCGATTACCTTCTGAGACGGCTCGAAGAACTCAAGGCCTTTCCCTTTGTGGGCGATGTGAGGGGCAAGGGGCTGATGACGGCCATCGAATTCGTCAAAGATCCCAAGACCAAAGAACCTTTCCCGAGGGCCGAGAGATTTACCGAACGGGTGATCGACCTGGCCTTCGAAAATGGCCTCGTCCTCTATCCGGGGACCGGTTTCGTCGATGGGATCAACGGCGACATGGTGATGGTCGGGCCTCCCCTGATTATCGAAGAGCCTCAGATCGATGAGATCATCGATCTTCTCCAGAAGACCTTTTCCCGGCTTGCCAAGGAGGTCTTAT
- a CDS encoding IclR family transcriptional regulator, with protein MDPSRNFIESLSRGLNLLSTLAESPFPLTLTELSRHLHLSRSTVQRLLYTLLSLKYLDREEATKKYRLGQRALLLGLSIAKHSDLRKVAFPHLEKTSQEIGETVNLAILDGTEIVYVERIKTQQILNINLEVGSRLPAYCTSMGKAILAFLPPKRLEALLKEMKLKPRTPFTLVSKSALKRELDKVRRTGFAINNEELSIGLRSVAAPVRNAQGEVIAAVNIAVPSSRVDLKRLETELAQKAIETANRISYTLGYRKEAP; from the coding sequence ATGGACCCCTCCAGAAATTTCATCGAGTCCCTCTCGAGGGGGTTGAACCTCCTCTCCACCCTTGCCGAAAGCCCCTTTCCCCTGACCCTGACCGAACTGTCCCGGCATCTCCACCTGAGCCGAAGCACCGTCCAGCGCCTCCTCTATACCCTCCTGAGTTTGAAATACCTCGACCGGGAGGAGGCTACGAAGAAATATCGATTGGGGCAGCGGGCCCTCTTGCTCGGCCTATCGATCGCCAAGCATTCGGACCTCCGGAAGGTGGCCTTCCCCCACCTCGAAAAGACCTCCCAAGAGATCGGCGAGACCGTCAACCTCGCCATCCTCGACGGCACGGAGATCGTCTACGTCGAGCGGATCAAGACCCAGCAGATCCTCAACATCAATCTCGAGGTGGGCTCCAGGCTTCCGGCCTACTGCACCTCCATGGGAAAGGCGATCCTCGCCTTCCTCCCCCCCAAAAGATTAGAGGCCCTTTTGAAGGAAATGAAGCTGAAACCTCGCACCCCCTTCACCCTCGTCTCCAAATCGGCCCTGAAGCGGGAACTGGACAAGGTGAGGCGCACCGGATTCGCCATCAACAATGAGGAACTTTCGATCGGGCTCCGTTCGGTGGCTGCCCCGGTCAGGAATGCCCAGGGAGAGGTGATCGCGGCGGTCAATATCGCCGTCCCCTCCAGCAGGGTCGACCTGAAAAGGCTCGAAACCGAGCTGGCCCAGAAAGCCATTGAGACCGCGAATCGGATCTCTTATACCCTGGGCTATCGAAAGGAGGCCCCATGA
- a CDS encoding Spy/CpxP family protein refolding chaperone: MKKRWVFVSLMVLVILAAGSAYAYGPGCGPCWKGPWGEAWAAGKGVDLTPDQKAKLQELRQKFTSETAKLRGELLTKRLELQSLWTNPKADPKAIAEKERELRELQNQMREKGLQHRLEVRQILTPEQIAGFGFGRDFCPGPGFGPGPKRGSGFGWGRGPGQGPCF, translated from the coding sequence ATGAAGAAGCGTTGGGTTTTCGTCAGTCTGATGGTTTTGGTCATTCTCGCCGCCGGGTCGGCCTATGCTTACGGCCCCGGTTGCGGTCCCTGTTGGAAAGGTCCATGGGGTGAGGCTTGGGCTGCTGGCAAGGGAGTGGATTTAACCCCTGACCAGAAGGCGAAGCTTCAGGAGTTAAGGCAGAAGTTTACCTCCGAAACGGCGAAGCTGAGAGGAGAACTTCTGACCAAGAGGTTAGAGCTCCAATCCCTCTGGACCAATCCTAAGGCCGATCCCAAGGCCATCGCCGAAAAGGAGAGGGAGTTGAGGGAGCTCCAGAACCAGATGAGGGAGAAGGGGCTTCAGCATCGATTGGAGGTCCGTCAGATCCTTACGCCCGAACAGATCGCAGGGTTTGGCTTCGGCCGCGATTTTTGCCCCGGCCCTGGCTTCGGCCCTGGACCGAAGAGAGGCTCCGGTTTTGGATGGGGCAGGGGGCCTGGACAGGGACCCTGTTTCTGA